One Glycine max cultivar Williams 82 chromosome 4, Glycine_max_v4.0, whole genome shotgun sequence DNA segment encodes these proteins:
- the LOC100803280 gene encoding uncharacterized protein, with translation MANDPFFEAHHRTRQQQHQCMMMIQQPNNDDDVVPEHTCAQQQQQEQQNQSPKLAASSTSQNATPVLPAFVALLLLVTSIAPAALCHPLQGSNHTFRPNHELLKLRRVRAHLKKINKPSVKTIQSPDGDLIDCVLSHQQHAFDHPKLRGHIVLDPPERPKGNHTNGEAERVIESFQLWSDSGEACPEGTVPIRRTTEEDILRASSIQRFGRKPRPVRRDSTGSGHEHAVVFVNGDQYYGAKASINVWAPRVTDEFEFSLSQMWVIAGSFGKDLNTIEAGWQVSPQLYGDNYPRFFTYWTTDAYQTTGCYNLLCSGFIQINNRIAIGAAISPRSAFNRRQFDIGLMIWKDPKHGHWWLEFGSGLLVGYWPANMFSHLRNHASMVQFGGEIVNTRSRGYHTDTQMGSGHFAEEGFRKSAYFRNLQVVDWDNSLLPLRNIHLLADHSNCYNIWQGTNNVWGTYFYYGGPGRNVRCP, from the exons ATGGCCAATGATCCATTTTTTGAAGCTCACCACAGAACAAGACAACAACAACACCAATGCATGATGATGATACAACAACCaaacaatgatgatgatgttgtccCAGAACACACATGtgcacaacaacaacaacaagagcaACAAAACCAATCTCCAAAATTGGCTGCTTCTTCCACTTCCCAAAATGCTACACCTGTGCTACCTGCTTTTGTTGCCTTGCTGCTCCTTGTTACTTCAATTGCCCCAGCAGCACTCTGCCACCCTTTGCAAGGTAGTAACCACACTTTTAGGCCAAATCATGAGTTGCTCAAGTTGAGGAGAGTCAGAGCACACTTGAAGAAAATCAACAAGCCTTCTGTCAAGACAATTCAG AGTCCAGATGGTGATTTGATAGATTGTGTTTTATCTCACCAACAACATGCTTTTGACCATCCTAAGCTTAGAGGCCACATAGTATTG GATCCACCAGAGAGACCAAAGGGGAACCACACCAATGGTGAAGCTGAAAGGGTAATTGAGAGCTTTCAGCTGTGGAGTGATTCTGGTGAAGCATGCCCAGAAGGAACTGTTCCAATCAGAAGAACTACAGAAGAGGATATTCTCAGAGCAAGTTCTATCCAAAGATTTGGAAGAAAACCAAGACCTGTACGGAGAGACTCTACTGGCAGTGGTCACGAG CATGCAGTAGTTTTTGTAAATGGGGATCAATATTATGGAGCAAAAGCTAGCATAAACGTGTGGGCACCCCGTGTAACTGATGAATTTGAATTCAGTTTGTCACAAATGTGGGTTATTGCTGGCTCCTTTGGTAAAGATCTCAACACCATAGAAGCTGGTTGGCAG GTAAGTCCACAACTATATGGAGACAACTATCCAAGGTTCTTCACTTATTGGACT ACTGATGCATATCAAACAACTGGGTGCTACAACTTACTCTGTTCAGGCTTTATCCAAATCAACAATAGGATAGCAATAGGTGCAGCAATTTCGCCAAGATCCGCTTTCAACAGAAGACAATTTGATATTGGCTTAATGATTTGGAAG GATCCAAAGCATGGACACTGGTGGCTGGAATTCGGGTCAGGACTACTAGTTGGGTACTGGCCAGCAAACATGTTCAGTCACTTGAGGAACCATGCAAGCATGGTGCAATTTGGAGGAGAAATTGTGAACACTCGTTCAAGGGGTTACCACACTGACACCCAAATGGGGAGTGGCCATTTTGCTGAAGAAGGGTTTAGAAAATCAGCATATTTTAGAAACTTACAAGTGGTTGATTGGGACAATAGCTTGCTTCCTCTTAGAAATATTCACCTTTTGGCTGATCATTCCAACTGCTATAACATATGGCAGGGAACCAACAATGTTTGGGGGACTTACTTTTACTATGGAGGGCCTGGAAGGAATGTGAGATGCCCTTGA
- the LOC100803814 gene encoding 2-oxoglutarate and iron-dependent oxygenase JMJD4, with protein sequence MFSSSSSFFVVFSGQNQKQKQVVKCERGMSMGPINIKGEIERVNGKELSYSEFVKRYMEKNQPVVLTGLMDPHYWRSSTDWVTLQGQPNFQYFSTHFGASKVQVADCDTREFTDQKREEMMVSDFIARCLQLEEASAVQCYNENSSSNGPSISVPYLKDWHFVKEYPEYVAYVTPMFFCDDWLNLYLDNFRIHIDSDTQQPDKEICCSDYRFVYMGVKGSWTPLHADVFRSYSWSGNVCGKKRWLFLDPSQCHLVFDRNMKNCVYNIFDEVSNSKFPGFSEAIWLECTQNAGEIIFVPSGWYHQVHNLEDTISINHNWFNAYNLSWVWNLLLRDYNEAKEYIEDIKDICDDFEGLCQRNLAANTGMNFYDFFTFISYFALANLVLLRYMNRRYGNGTGSSSTISQHFSMNLGCLRKIASEMKSMHALEGNHDYVVDMIEAFEDPRFSKLCMHVGRTYIMIQEQSYLSLDFECTSMCDLVDLNDMKSYTSQIYTPEDLIKFIDNGVAELGDCFIEEQPILHVA encoded by the exons atgttctcttcttcttcttctttcttcgtGGTTTTCTCGGGGCAGAACCAGAAGCAGAAGCAGGTTGTGAAGTGTGAGAGAGGGATGAGTATGGGTCCCATCAACATAAAGGGTGAAATAGAGAGAGTGAATGGGAAGGAACTGAGTTACAGTGAATTTGTGAAGAGATATATGGAGAAGAACCAGCCAGTGGTGCTCACTGGCCTAATGGACCCTCATTATTGGAGGTCTTCCACTGATTGGGTCACCCTTCAGGGCCAACCCAACTTTCAATATTTCTCCACTCACTTTGGTGCTTCTAAAGTTCAG GTTGCTGATTGTGACACCAGAGAATTCACTGATCAGAAAAGAGAGGAGATGATGGTATCAGATTTTATAGCACGGTGCCTTCAACTTGAGGAGGCTTCTGCTGTTCAGTGTTATAATGAAAATAGTTCAAGTAATGGTCCCTCTATATCTGTACCGTATTTGAAGGATTGGCATTTTGTAAAG GAGTATCCTGAATATGTAGCGTACGTCACTCCAATGTTCTTTTGTGATGACTGGCTCAACCTGTATCTGGACAACTTCAGAATACATATTGATTCTGACACACAACAACCAGATAAGGAAATATGTTGCTCTGACTATCGATTTGTTTACATGGGGGTGAAAG GATCTTGGACTCCTCTTCATGCTGATGTTTTCAGGTCCTATAGCTGGTCAGGAAATGTCTGTGGAAAGAAGAGATGGCTTTTTCTAGATCCTTCCCAGTGTCATCTTGTATTTGACAG GAATATGAAAAATTGTGTATATAATATCTTTGATGAAGTATCAAACTCAAAGTTTCCTGGTTTTAGCGAG GCTATCTGGTTAGAATGCACACAAAATGCAGGTGAAATTATATTTGTTCCAAGTGGATGGTATCATCAAGTTCATAATTTG GAGGATACAATATCTATAAACCACAATTGGTTCAATGCCTATAACCTTTCTTGGGTG TGGAATTTACTTTTAAGGGACTACAATGAGGCCAAGGAATACATAGAAGACATCAAGGATATATGTGATGATTTTGAAGGTCTCTGCCAGCGCAATCTTGCTGCTAACACAG GGATGAATTTTTATGACTTCTTTACTTTCATCTCGTACTTTGCCTTGGCCAACTTGGTGTTGCTTCGTTATATGAATAGGAGATATGGAAATGGCACTGGAAGTTCATCAACAATATCTCAGCATTTTTCCATGAATCTTGGGTGTTTAAGGAAGATTGCATCAGAGATGAAAAGCATGCATGCTCTAGAAGGAAATCATGATTATGTTGTGGATATGATTGAAGCATTTGAAGATCCTAGGTTTTCCAAATTATGCATGCATGTAGGAAGAACATATATAATGATACAAGAGCAATCTTACTTGTCCTTGGATTTTGAGTGCACTTCAATGTGTGATTTGGTGGACCTCAATGATATGAAATCATACACATCTCAGATCTACACACCTGAAGATCTCATTAAATTTATAGACAATGGTGTTGCAGAACTGGGTGACTGTTTCATTGAGGAGCAACCTATACTCCATGTTGCTTGA